A stretch of Bradyrhizobium sp. AZCC 2262 DNA encodes these proteins:
- a CDS encoding ABC transporter ATP-binding protein/permease, translated as MGKATVKSPAKKPAIARKKPDSGAKAPDSEEKSEFVEVVAEDGDHVEPPPPQAVEPDPEWSPEEAEQARKDYLLTRFWISARGYWGKNGGRLAWLFTFGLLFLIVANVGFQYGINVWNRAIFDAIEKRDSATVYYLAAVFFPLAIGSVLLGVAQVFARMGIQRRWRAWLTNAVISRWLANGRYYQLNLVGGDHQNPEYRIAEDLRIATDSPVDFVAGVTSAFLSAATFIVVLWTIGGALTVTLGGSTITIPGFLVIAAIIYAAIASGSIMTIGRSFVQVSEDKNQAEAEYRYTLTRVRENGESIALLGGEEEERDGIDKTFTKVLRQWARLAGQHMRTTLVSQGSSLIAPVVPLLLCAPKFLDGSMTLGQVMQAASAFTIVQTAFGWLVDNYPRLADWNACARRIASLMMSLDGLERAEQGDGIGRIKRGETEGDAMLSLNDLSVTLDDGTAVVGETEVAIGPGERLLVAGESGTGKSTLVRALAGLWPWGGGSVNFHPDRRLFMLPQKPYIPSGTLRRAIAYPGAADDWTVEGIGEALHKVGLDHLKEKIEEEGPWDQTLSGGEKQRLAFARLLLHNPDIVVLDEATSALDEKSQDKMMEIVIKELPKATIVSVAHRVELEAFHSRKIVLERRKGGAKLVSDVDLIPRKGGQRLLGRFLRNRKAAKKAA; from the coding sequence ATGGGCAAAGCAACCGTCAAATCGCCAGCGAAGAAACCCGCAATCGCAAGAAAGAAACCCGACTCCGGCGCCAAGGCGCCGGACTCCGAAGAAAAATCGGAATTCGTCGAAGTCGTCGCGGAAGACGGTGACCATGTCGAGCCCCCGCCGCCCCAAGCGGTTGAACCCGACCCGGAATGGTCCCCGGAAGAGGCCGAGCAAGCCCGCAAGGATTATCTGCTGACGCGGTTCTGGATCAGCGCGCGCGGCTACTGGGGCAAGAACGGTGGCCGGCTGGCGTGGCTTTTTACGTTCGGGCTGCTGTTCCTGATCGTTGCCAATGTCGGCTTCCAGTATGGCATAAATGTCTGGAATCGCGCGATCTTCGACGCCATCGAGAAGCGCGATTCCGCCACCGTGTACTATCTCGCCGCGGTATTCTTTCCGCTCGCGATCGGCAGCGTGCTGCTCGGCGTGGCGCAGGTATTCGCCCGCATGGGCATCCAGCGCCGCTGGCGCGCCTGGCTGACGAACGCGGTGATATCGCGCTGGCTGGCCAATGGACGTTACTACCAGCTCAATCTCGTCGGCGGCGATCACCAGAATCCGGAGTATCGCATCGCCGAGGATTTGAGGATTGCAACCGACTCTCCGGTGGACTTCGTCGCCGGCGTGACGTCGGCGTTCCTCTCGGCCGCGACCTTCATCGTCGTGCTCTGGACCATCGGCGGCGCGCTGACCGTAACGCTGGGCGGCTCCACCATCACCATCCCCGGCTTCCTGGTGATTGCCGCGATCATTTACGCAGCGATCGCGTCAGGCTCGATCATGACGATCGGACGAAGTTTTGTGCAGGTGTCCGAGGACAAGAACCAGGCTGAGGCCGAGTATCGCTACACGTTGACGCGCGTGCGCGAGAACGGCGAAAGCATTGCGCTACTTGGCGGCGAGGAGGAAGAGCGCGACGGCATCGACAAGACCTTTACCAAAGTTCTGCGACAATGGGCACGGCTCGCCGGCCAGCATATGCGCACCACGCTAGTGTCGCAGGGATCGAGCCTCATTGCACCTGTCGTACCCTTGTTGCTGTGCGCGCCAAAATTTCTCGACGGCAGCATGACGCTCGGGCAGGTGATGCAGGCGGCGTCCGCCTTCACCATCGTGCAGACGGCGTTCGGCTGGCTGGTCGACAATTATCCGCGGCTTGCCGACTGGAACGCCTGCGCGCGCCGCATCGCTTCGCTGATGATGTCGCTCGATGGCCTCGAGCGCGCCGAGCAGGGCGACGGCATCGGCCGCATCAAGCGCGGCGAGACCGAGGGCGACGCCATGCTGAGCCTCAACGATCTCTCGGTCACGCTCGATGACGGCACCGCGGTGGTCGGCGAAACCGAAGTGGCAATTGGGCCCGGCGAGCGCCTGCTGGTGGCCGGCGAATCCGGCACCGGCAAGAGCACATTGGTCCGTGCGCTGGCGGGGTTATGGCCGTGGGGCGGCGGCAGCGTCAATTTCCACCCCGACCGCCGGCTCTTCATGCTGCCGCAGAAGCCTTACATCCCATCCGGCACGCTGCGCCGCGCGATCGCCTACCCCGGCGCAGCTGACGACTGGACGGTCGAGGGGATCGGCGAGGCTCTGCACAAGGTCGGCCTCGATCACCTCAAGGAGAAGATCGAGGAAGAAGGACCGTGGGACCAGACGCTTTCCGGTGGCGAAAAGCAGCGGCTGGCATTCGCGCGTCTCCTGCTCCACAACCCCGACATCGTGGTGCTGGACGAGGCGACGTCAGCGCTCGACGAAAAGAGCCAGGACAAGATGATGGAAATCGTGATCAAGGAGCTCCCGAAGGCCACCATCGTCAGCGTCGCCCACCGCGTCGAGCTGGAGGCGTTTCACAGCCGTAAAATCGTGCTGGAACGGCGCAAGGGCGGCGCCAAACTGGTCAGCGACGTCGACCTGATCCCGCGCAAGGGTGGACAACGCCTGCTTGGACGTTTCCTGCGCAATCGCAAGGCTGCCAAGAAAGCGGCGTAA
- a CDS encoding FkbM family methyltransferase has translation MKPNNDPSPAPFGAFAPNAAQAAIISLAHRSRLKRGAFRPMLSRLVNLLRAGPVDVQYQGASFRFYHQASATERGALFNPAYNIEELDFLRAHVPAGGVFVDVGANVGTYALALARHVGAGGKVIAIEPHPVTHARLAFNNTSSGYTQVRLVAAAAGPADGELLIETDGDNLGASHIVSGEASGKAIKVPSLRLQRILEEAGVSHVDALKIDVEGFEDRVLTGFFADAPQALWPRAIVIEHLSKDEWLGDCIADMRARGYIETGKTRSNTLLARG, from the coding sequence TTGAAGCCCAACAACGATCCTTCGCCCGCGCCGTTCGGCGCATTCGCCCCGAATGCCGCACAGGCCGCGATCATTTCGCTGGCCCATCGCTCGCGGCTGAAGCGCGGCGCCTTTCGGCCGATGCTGTCGCGGCTGGTGAATCTGCTGCGCGCGGGTCCTGTCGACGTGCAATATCAGGGCGCCTCGTTCCGCTTCTACCACCAGGCCAGCGCCACCGAGCGCGGCGCGCTGTTCAATCCCGCCTACAATATCGAGGAGCTGGATTTTTTGCGCGCGCATGTTCCCGCGGGCGGGGTCTTCGTCGATGTCGGCGCCAATGTCGGCACCTATGCGCTGGCGTTGGCGCGCCATGTCGGCGCCGGCGGCAAGGTGATCGCGATCGAGCCGCATCCGGTGACCCATGCGCGGCTCGCCTTCAACAACACGTCCTCCGGCTACACCCAGGTGCGGCTGGTCGCGGCCGCGGCCGGCCCCGCCGATGGCGAATTGCTGATCGAGACCGACGGCGACAATCTCGGCGCCAGCCACATCGTGTCGGGTGAGGCCTCCGGCAAGGCGATCAAGGTGCCGTCGCTGCGGCTGCAGCGCATCCTCGAGGAAGCCGGCGTCTCGCATGTCGACGCGCTCAAGATCGATGTCGAAGGTTTTGAGGACCGCGTGCTGACCGGGTTTTTCGCCGACGCGCCGCAGGCCTTGTGGCCCCGCGCGATCGTGATCGAGCATCTGTCGAAGGACGAGTGGCTGGGCGACTGCATCGCCGACATGCGCGCGCGGGGTTATATCGAGACGGGCAAGACCCGCAGCAACACGCTGCTGGCGCGCGGCTGA
- a CDS encoding VOC family protein, whose amino-acid sequence MIDHIGFQVSDYERSKAFYLKALAPLDYTLVFEVPPERTGGEPAAGFGANGKPDFWIGGEGGMDKPLHVAILANDRATVDAFYKAAMAAGGRDNGAPGIRAHYHPNYYGAFVLDPDGHNIEAVCHAPA is encoded by the coding sequence ATGATCGACCACATCGGATTTCAGGTTTCGGATTATGAACGCTCCAAGGCCTTCTATCTGAAGGCATTGGCGCCGCTCGATTACACCCTCGTGTTTGAAGTCCCGCCGGAGCGAACAGGCGGCGAGCCCGCCGCGGGTTTTGGCGCCAATGGAAAGCCCGATTTCTGGATCGGCGGCGAAGGCGGGATGGACAAGCCGTTGCATGTCGCGATCCTGGCCAACGACCGTGCCACGGTGGACGCCTTCTACAAGGCAGCCATGGCGGCCGGCGGGCGCGACAACGGCGCACCGGGAATTCGCGCGCACTACCACCCGAACTATTACGGCGCCTTCGTGCTCGATCCCGACGGCCACAACATCGAAGCCGTCTGTCACGCGCCGGCTTGA
- a CDS encoding OmpA family protein, translating into MKNLRILLLATTALTASQLATSESQAQTAPIVVAQAKDEGPPGTKKEAPKGAPPPAAAPKAPAAPPPPAAAPPRPAAPPPPPPAAAPPPRPTPAPPPPPAAAPPRPTPPPPPPAAAPPRPTPPPPPPPPPAAAPKAPATPPPPPAAAPARPTPPPPPPPAAAPVAPKQPAAPTTPPPPPAGAKQPPAPATTPAPTAPPTAAPPPGGSTTAPPPRPGAPATPPSAGAPTTTPTTPPGRPGAPPPAAPSAGGVPTAPGTTPPTAAPTAPTAVPGAPNAAPPPGRAQNAPPTVAPAFRQAPQVTAPLPAAPPDAGIRAIAPGAPPSGPQRLDDFRGQRRESQQGGRTIITEPGRIIIRDPGGQQYVRHSEVDRFRYGARDIQTQTVGGETRTVVIRPDGTQVITVVGRDGQLLRRIRRDERGREIIIIDNSYRDPRFGGGFYVALAPPVVRIPYNRYIVDAEEASPEVLYETMMAPPVERIERRYSLDEIRYSPTVRQRMPSIDVNTINFETGSWEIPPDQASKLQAIADGLNRAIQQNPRAVFLIEGHTDAVGNDVDNLSLSDRRAESAATLLTQQFNVPAENLTSQGYGEQYLKEQTDGPSAINRRVTIRNITPLLNGGQASLPPPPPGTAPPR; encoded by the coding sequence ATGAAAAACCTTCGCATCCTGCTGCTCGCCACGACTGCCTTGACGGCGAGCCAGCTCGCGACCTCCGAATCGCAGGCGCAGACCGCACCGATCGTCGTGGCGCAAGCCAAAGATGAGGGCCCCCCGGGCACCAAGAAGGAAGCGCCGAAGGGCGCTCCGCCGCCGGCCGCCGCGCCGAAGGCGCCGGCCGCTCCACCGCCTCCGGCCGCAGCACCTCCGCGTCCGGCAGCGCCTCCGCCGCCACCGCCTGCTGCGGCTCCGCCACCGCGCCCGACGCCAGCCCCCCCGCCGCCTCCGGCCGCTGCGCCCCCGCGCCCGACACCGCCTCCGCCGCCTCCCGCGGCTGCGCCTCCGCGGCCGACACCACCCCCGCCCCCTCCGCCGCCACCGGCTGCTGCGCCGAAGGCACCGGCAACACCTCCGCCGCCTCCTGCAGCTGCGCCTGCGCGCCCGACGCCACCGCCGCCTCCTCCGCCGGCAGCCGCGCCTGTGGCTCCGAAGCAACCGGCCGCACCGACTACGCCGCCGCCCCCGCCGGCTGGCGCCAAGCAGCCGCCCGCGCCTGCCACCACGCCGGCCCCGACAGCGCCTCCGACCGCCGCCCCGCCGCCTGGCGGAAGTACGACGGCGCCGCCGCCGCGTCCCGGCGCACCGGCGACACCTCCAAGTGCGGGCGCCCCGACAACCACGCCGACCACGCCGCCGGGACGACCCGGCGCGCCGCCGCCTGCCGCGCCAAGCGCCGGCGGCGTCCCCACCGCTCCGGGCACAACGCCGCCGACTGCCGCTCCCACGGCTCCGACCGCCGTGCCGGGCGCGCCCAACGCCGCACCGCCTCCCGGCCGGGCGCAAAACGCCCCGCCGACCGTTGCACCGGCCTTCCGCCAGGCACCGCAAGTCACCGCACCGCTGCCAGCGGCGCCGCCCGACGCAGGGATCAGGGCCATTGCTCCGGGTGCACCGCCGTCCGGACCGCAACGGCTTGACGACTTCCGCGGCCAGCGCCGCGAGAGCCAGCAGGGCGGCCGCACCATCATCACCGAGCCCGGGCGGATCATCATTCGCGATCCCGGCGGACAGCAATATGTCCGTCACAGCGAGGTGGACCGCTTCCGCTACGGCGCGCGTGACATCCAGACCCAGACCGTTGGTGGCGAGACCCGCACCGTCGTGATCAGGCCCGATGGCACGCAGGTGATCACCGTGGTCGGCCGCGACGGCCAGTTGCTGCGGCGTATTCGCCGCGACGAGCGCGGTCGCGAGATCATCATCATCGACAACAGCTACCGCGATCCGCGTTTCGGCGGCGGATTCTATGTCGCGCTGGCGCCGCCGGTGGTCCGCATTCCCTATAACCGCTACATCGTCGATGCCGAGGAGGCGTCGCCGGAGGTACTCTACGAGACCATGATGGCGCCGCCCGTGGAGCGGATCGAACGGCGTTATTCGCTGGACGAAATCCGCTACAGCCCGACCGTGCGCCAGCGCATGCCGAGCATCGACGTCAACACCATCAACTTCGAAACCGGATCGTGGGAAATCCCGCCCGATCAGGCGTCGAAGCTGCAGGCGATCGCCGACGGCCTCAACCGGGCGATCCAGCAGAATCCGCGTGCGGTGTTCCTGATCGAGGGCCACACCGACGCGGTCGGCAACGATGTCGACAATCTGTCGCTGTCGGATCGCCGCGCCGAATCTGCCGCGACCTTGCTGACGCAGCAGTTCAACGTGCCGGCGGAAAACCTGACCTCGCAGGGCTATGGCGAGCAGTACCTGAAGGAGCAGACCGACGGGCCGAGCGCGATCAACCGGCGCGTCACCATCCGCAACATCACGCCGCTGCTCAACGGCGGACAGGCCTCGCTGCCGCCGCCCCCGCCCGGCACCGCGCCGCCGCGCTGA
- the argG gene encoding argininosuccinate synthase — MSTILKSLPKGEKVGIAFSGGLDTSAALLWMKQKGARVFAYTANLGQPDETDYDEIPRKALEFGGEKARLVDCRTQLVHEGIAAIQSGAFHVSTGGIAYFNTTPLGRAVTGTMLVAAMKEDGVNIWGDGSTYKGNDIERFYRYGLLTNPNLRIYKPWLDQLFIDELGGRAEMSAFMTANGFAYKMSAEKAYSTDSNLLGATHEAKDLEQLDSGIKIVNPIMGVPFWRDDCVVKAEKVTVRFEEGQPVALNGQTFSDPVALFLEANAIGGQHGLGMSDQIENRIIEAKSRGIYEAPGMALLHIAYERLVTGIHNEDTIEQYRISGMRLGRLLYQGRWFDSQALMLRETAQRWVARAVTGEVTLELRRGNDYSILNTESPNLTYQPERLSMEKVEDAAFTPADRIGQLTMRNLDIADTRAKLDLYGKTGLLTSREGADIFKLESDKS, encoded by the coding sequence ATGAGTACGATTCTGAAAAGCCTGCCCAAAGGGGAAAAAGTCGGCATCGCTTTCTCGGGCGGTCTCGACACCAGCGCGGCGCTGCTCTGGATGAAGCAAAAGGGCGCTCGCGTCTTTGCCTATACCGCCAATCTCGGCCAGCCTGACGAGACCGACTACGACGAGATTCCGCGCAAGGCGCTCGAGTTCGGCGGCGAAAAAGCCCGGCTGGTGGATTGCCGCACGCAACTGGTCCACGAGGGTATCGCCGCCATCCAGTCCGGCGCCTTCCACGTCTCGACCGGCGGCATCGCCTACTTCAACACCACGCCGCTCGGCCGCGCCGTGACCGGCACGATGCTGGTTGCGGCCATGAAGGAGGACGGCGTCAACATCTGGGGCGATGGCTCCACCTACAAAGGCAACGATATCGAGCGGTTCTACCGCTACGGCCTGCTGACCAATCCGAACTTGCGGATCTACAAGCCCTGGCTCGACCAGCTCTTCATCGATGAGCTGGGCGGCCGCGCGGAAATGTCGGCGTTCATGACCGCCAATGGATTCGCCTATAAGATGAGCGCCGAAAAGGCCTATTCGACCGACAGCAATCTGCTCGGCGCTACCCACGAGGCCAAGGATCTCGAGCAGCTCGATAGCGGCATCAAGATCGTCAATCCGATCATGGGCGTGCCGTTCTGGCGCGACGACTGCGTCGTCAAGGCCGAGAAGGTCACCGTGCGTTTCGAGGAGGGCCAGCCGGTCGCGCTAAACGGCCAGACGTTCAGTGATCCCGTCGCGCTGTTCCTCGAGGCCAACGCCATCGGCGGCCAGCATGGCCTTGGCATGAGCGACCAGATCGAGAACCGGATCATCGAGGCCAAGAGCCGCGGCATCTACGAGGCGCCCGGCATGGCGCTGCTGCACATCGCCTATGAACGTCTCGTCACCGGCATCCACAACGAAGACACCATAGAGCAATACCGGATCAGCGGCATGCGCCTTGGCCGGCTGCTTTATCAGGGACGGTGGTTCGATTCCCAGGCCCTGATGCTGCGCGAAACCGCCCAGCGCTGGGTGGCGCGCGCCGTCACCGGCGAGGTGACGCTCGAGCTGCGCCGCGGCAACGACTACTCGATCCTGAACACCGAGAGCCCGAACCTGACCTATCAGCCGGAGCGGCTGAGCATGGAGAAGGTGGAGGATGCGGCGTTCACGCCGGCCGACCGCATCGGCCAGCTCACCATGCGCAACCTCGACATCGCCGATACCCGCGCCAAACTGGATCTGTACGGCAAGACAGGCCTGTTAACGAGCCGGGAAGGCGCCGATATCTTCAAGCTTGAGAGCGACAAGAGCTGA
- a CDS encoding phosphatase PAP2 family protein has translation MNRTGLVIALGLSLVIGLLFGIFPELDLKLAALFYDSTSTSFPLKQNGLAAVARDGAMWIAWALALPALFAIVAKLVRPDRPMLVRGRAAVFLLVTVLLSAVVLTNLTFKSYWGRPRPVVVTEFNGPWQFVPWWDPRGECGRNCSFFSGEGATAFWTYAPAALTPPAWRPLAYVAATLFGVVTSGLRMAFGGHFFTDVAAAGLVSFFVIWLAYAWIYRWPSTRLTDAQIESALGRWGWPGYRLWQRWRGREAG, from the coding sequence ATGAACCGGACCGGACTTGTTATCGCGTTGGGCCTATCGCTCGTCATCGGACTGCTGTTCGGGATTTTCCCTGAACTCGACCTGAAGCTGGCGGCACTGTTCTACGATTCCACGAGCACATCATTTCCGCTGAAGCAGAACGGGCTTGCCGCCGTTGCGCGCGACGGCGCGATGTGGATCGCCTGGGCGCTGGCGCTGCCGGCGCTGTTCGCTATCGTGGCAAAACTGGTGCGGCCGGACCGGCCGATGCTGGTTCGGGGACGCGCAGCGGTGTTTCTCTTGGTCACCGTCCTGCTCTCCGCCGTCGTGCTGACGAACCTCACCTTCAAGAGCTATTGGGGGCGGCCGCGGCCGGTGGTGGTGACAGAATTCAACGGCCCCTGGCAGTTCGTGCCGTGGTGGGACCCGCGTGGGGAGTGCGGGCGTAACTGCTCGTTCTTCTCCGGCGAGGGCGCCACCGCGTTCTGGACCTATGCGCCCGCGGCGCTGACCCCGCCGGCGTGGCGGCCTCTGGCCTATGTGGCGGCGACCCTGTTCGGGGTTGTGACGTCTGGGCTGCGGATGGCGTTCGGCGGTCATTTCTTTACCGACGTTGCCGCCGCGGGGCTGGTGAGCTTCTTCGTGATTTGGCTGGCCTACGCCTGGATTTACCGCTGGCCGTCGACGAGGCTGACGGATGCGCAGATCGAATCCGCGCTGGGGCGCTGGGGTTGGCCTGGCTATCGCCTGTGGCAGCGCTGGCGCGGGCGCGAGGCGGGGTAA
- the rlmN gene encoding 23S rRNA (adenine(2503)-C(2))-methyltransferase RlmN, with translation MPTVAVAPLEKVPLETYVPPAKPSLIGLSRAEIADRLGEIGVQPAQRKMRTQQLWHWMYVRGAKAFDEMTSISKEMRAQLEQHFTVDRPEVVAEQISNDGTRKWLLRLPSGDAFQKAHEVECVYIPETDRGTLCVSSQVGCTLNCSFCHTGTQRLVRNLTAGEIVGQIMVARDRLNDWADRETPTGSRLVTNVVMMGMGEPLYNFDAVRDALLIVADNEGVGISRRRITLSTSGVVPNIIRTGDEIGVMLAISLHAVRDELRNELVPLNRKYPIAELLQACRDYPGSSNARRITFEYVMLKGVNDSMDDAKLLVKLLKGIPAKINLIPFNPWPGAKYECSDWEQIEKFSEYIFNAGYSSPVRTPRGRDILAACGQLKSETEKLSARERQALRAMAMTD, from the coding sequence ATGCCGACAGTGGCCGTGGCGCCGCTGGAGAAGGTTCCGCTCGAAACCTACGTGCCGCCGGCAAAACCCTCGCTGATCGGCCTGTCGCGTGCCGAAATCGCCGATCGGCTGGGCGAGATCGGCGTGCAGCCTGCGCAGCGCAAGATGCGGACGCAGCAGCTCTGGCACTGGATGTACGTCCGCGGCGCCAAGGCGTTCGACGAGATGACCAGCATTTCCAAGGAAATGCGTGCGCAACTAGAGCAGCATTTTACCGTCGACCGCCCCGAAGTGGTGGCCGAGCAGATTTCCAACGACGGCACCCGCAAATGGCTGTTGCGCCTGCCGAGCGGTGATGCATTCCAGAAGGCGCACGAGGTCGAGTGCGTCTACATTCCCGAAACCGATCGTGGCACGCTCTGCGTTTCCTCGCAGGTCGGCTGCACGCTGAACTGCTCGTTCTGCCACACCGGCACGCAGCGGCTGGTGCGCAATCTCACGGCCGGCGAAATCGTCGGCCAGATCATGGTGGCGCGCGACCGCCTCAATGACTGGGCCGATCGCGAGACCCCGACCGGCAGCCGGCTCGTCACCAATGTCGTCATGATGGGCATGGGCGAGCCGCTTTATAATTTCGACGCGGTGCGCGATGCGTTGCTGATCGTCGCGGACAATGAAGGCGTCGGCATTTCCCGCCGCCGCATCACGCTGTCGACCTCGGGCGTGGTGCCCAACATCATCCGCACCGGCGACGAGATCGGCGTCATGCTGGCGATCTCGCTGCACGCCGTGCGCGATGAGTTGCGTAACGAGCTGGTGCCGCTGAACCGCAAATATCCGATTGCCGAATTGCTGCAGGCCTGCCGCGATTATCCTGGCTCATCCAATGCGCGGCGCATCACCTTCGAATATGTGATGCTCAAGGGCGTCAACGACTCCATGGATGACGCCAAGCTGCTTGTTAAGCTGCTCAAGGGCATTCCGGCGAAAATCAATCTGATCCCGTTCAATCCGTGGCCGGGCGCCAAGTATGAGTGCTCGGACTGGGAGCAGATCGAAAAATTCTCCGAATATATTTTTAACGCCGGCTATTCCTCCCCGGTGCGCACGCCGCGCGGCCGCGACATTCTCGCCGCCTGCGGCCAGTTGAAGTCGGAGACCGAAAAACTGTCCGCGCGCGAGCGCCAGGCGCTGCGCGCCATGGCGATGACGGATTGA
- a CDS encoding invasion associated locus B family protein codes for MLRILTFLVAIAALFGTSSLAQAQGAASKGAKDAAKPAPAPAPAAKPTTAKPAKPEPAATAAAGGAEPTLIGQFGTWGAYSATPNGRKVCFALAKPSSSKTNPPNRPRDPAYAFVSTRPAERVVNEVSIMIGYALKPGSESSLEVGGSAYAMYTQGDGLWIKNAAEEEQMVNAMRKSAEVTVKGVSAKGTETTDVFSLKGLSQALDRLAQDCKR; via the coding sequence GTGTTGCGAATACTGACATTTCTGGTTGCGATTGCGGCGTTGTTTGGGACGTCATCCCTCGCGCAAGCACAGGGCGCTGCTTCGAAAGGCGCCAAGGATGCGGCCAAGCCTGCGCCCGCACCTGCACCGGCGGCAAAGCCGACGACGGCCAAGCCTGCGAAGCCGGAACCGGCAGCGACCGCCGCGGCCGGTGGCGCGGAACCCACCTTGATCGGTCAGTTCGGAACCTGGGGCGCCTACTCGGCGACGCCGAACGGCAGGAAGGTTTGCTTCGCGCTGGCGAAACCATCGTCCTCCAAAACCAATCCGCCGAATCGTCCGCGCGATCCCGCCTACGCTTTCGTCTCGACGCGTCCGGCCGAAAGAGTCGTCAACGAAGTTTCGATCATGATCGGATACGCGCTGAAGCCGGGTTCGGAATCCTCTCTCGAGGTCGGCGGCTCGGCCTATGCGATGTATACCCAGGGCGACGGGCTCTGGATCAAGAACGCCGCGGAGGAAGAGCAGATGGTCAACGCCATGCGCAAATCCGCCGAAGTCACCGTCAAGGGTGTTTCGGCCAAGGGCACCGAGACCACAGACGTCTTTTCGCTGAAGGGATTGTCCCAGGCGCTCGACCGGCTGGCGCAGGACTGCAAGCGCTAG
- a CDS encoding SDR family oxidoreductase has translation MFEKGLLAGKRILVTGGGSGLGAAMGHRFVELGAELIICGRRLELLETTAARMRSELGGKVGVIGCDIRDGAAVDAMMEEIWREAPIDVLVNNAAATFIAQTEHLSPRAADAILAPTLHGTMYCTLAAGRRWIDGKHKGVVLSILSTSTITGRAFTVPSAMAKSAVLAMTRSLAVEWGPKGVRTVAIAPGAFPTPGASGQLRPEGRDEGWAQRNPLGRAGEHGELADLASFLISDQAGYINGEMVVQDGGAHLRSSGAEDLLQWTDAQWQSQRERRPKG, from the coding sequence ATGTTTGAAAAGGGCTTGCTGGCGGGAAAGCGGATATTGGTCACCGGTGGCGGTTCGGGGCTCGGCGCGGCGATGGGACACCGCTTCGTCGAGCTCGGCGCGGAGCTGATCATTTGCGGACGCCGGCTCGAATTGCTGGAGACGACGGCCGCGCGAATGCGCAGCGAACTCGGCGGCAAGGTCGGCGTGATCGGCTGCGATATCCGCGACGGCGCAGCGGTCGATGCCATGATGGAAGAGATATGGCGCGAGGCGCCGATCGACGTGCTGGTCAACAATGCCGCGGCGACCTTCATCGCGCAGACCGAACACCTGTCGCCGCGGGCAGCCGATGCGATCCTGGCGCCGACGCTGCACGGCACGATGTACTGCACGCTCGCCGCGGGCAGGCGCTGGATCGACGGCAAGCACAAAGGCGTGGTGCTGAGCATTCTCTCGACCTCGACGATCACCGGCCGCGCCTTCACGGTGCCGTCGGCGATGGCGAAGTCCGCCGTGCTCGCGATGACCAGGAGTCTTGCGGTGGAATGGGGACCCAAGGGTGTGCGCACGGTCGCGATCGCGCCCGGCGCGTTTCCGACGCCCGGCGCTTCGGGCCAGCTCCGTCCCGAGGGCCGCGATGAAGGCTGGGCGCAACGCAATCCGCTCGGCCGCGCCGGCGAGCATGGCGAACTTGCTGACCTGGCGAGCTTTCTGATTTCGGATCAGGCCGGTTACATCAATGGCGAGATGGTGGTGCAGGATGGCGGCGCGCATTTGCGCAGTTCCGGCGCCGAGGATCTGCTGCAATGGACCGATGCGCAGTGGCAAAGCCAGCGCGAGCGCCGGCCGAAGGGCTGA